Proteins co-encoded in one Haladaptatus sp. ZSTT2 genomic window:
- a CDS encoding DUF7289 family protein has translation MTGPSGLRAFISRSLTRDARGQSAPIGTVLLLIIVLLGTTAVAALGAVVIEDTRQQSELERAEQSMTLFDSRAALVALGSSNQQTIEFPNGDGQFEVREDLGWIRITHNDYDGAGAEETIYNRSLGAVVFTNGDAEIAYQGGGVWRRDGGGPARMISPPEFHYRDATLTLPVIRTLGSGSASGATSISIDQAESGHAIFPNTTARAQAADGTEIGAPYNGTESDYQNPLKNGTINVTVKGPYSEGWEEYFRTHTTGTVYADHDNNIVTLQLESTGDALQDFQMPERDGSVSVPAMASNHKINNFTIHLSSEKNDFNQLHWSFYTEDTADVEYELHVGSQKPLCGGGAGNLDVSIYYYNASSGVHHEWQNMSIDPATDPNFNVDCTAEVLTMNFTSTTSLTYGDIDTQGSDNKWHYGPEITSRNVNASATATGHIADCDTDDNGLCEAGEDDPTYTKDVSKESLDFLTNHYFSLMSPEFELTVHEGPGKGKGSQSTRVDTGNSGGTLDYEVTTDSRFITFLHITENEIAVRLR, from the coding sequence CAGTCGTTATCGAGGACACCCGCCAACAATCAGAACTCGAACGCGCAGAGCAGTCGATGACGCTGTTCGATTCGCGCGCCGCGCTGGTCGCACTTGGCTCGTCGAACCAACAAACAATCGAGTTCCCGAACGGCGACGGGCAGTTTGAGGTGCGCGAAGACCTCGGTTGGATTCGGATTACGCACAACGATTACGACGGGGCGGGAGCAGAAGAGACGATTTACAACCGAAGTCTCGGCGCGGTCGTCTTCACCAATGGGGACGCGGAGATTGCCTACCAAGGCGGCGGCGTCTGGCGCAGAGACGGTGGCGGTCCCGCACGCATGATCTCCCCACCGGAGTTCCACTATCGGGATGCGACACTCACCTTGCCGGTGATTCGCACTCTCGGGTCTGGGTCTGCCTCCGGTGCGACCAGCATCTCCATCGACCAGGCCGAGAGCGGACACGCCATCTTCCCGAACACGACCGCGCGCGCACAGGCGGCAGACGGAACGGAAATCGGCGCACCGTACAACGGCACGGAAAGCGACTATCAGAACCCGCTCAAAAACGGCACCATCAACGTCACCGTGAAAGGCCCCTACTCGGAGGGCTGGGAGGAGTATTTCCGCACGCACACGACGGGGACGGTGTACGCAGACCACGACAACAATATCGTGACCCTCCAACTCGAATCGACCGGCGATGCGCTCCAAGACTTCCAGATGCCAGAACGCGATGGCTCCGTCTCAGTGCCCGCGATGGCCTCGAATCACAAAATCAACAACTTCACAATTCACCTCTCGTCTGAGAAAAACGACTTCAACCAGCTCCACTGGTCGTTTTACACCGAAGACACGGCCGACGTCGAGTATGAGTTACACGTCGGCTCACAAAAGCCGCTGTGTGGTGGGGGTGCGGGCAATCTTGACGTGAGCATCTATTACTACAACGCCAGCTCAGGGGTCCACCACGAGTGGCAAAACATGTCGATTGACCCGGCAACCGACCCGAACTTCAACGTCGATTGCACGGCAGAAGTGCTCACGATGAACTTCACGAGCACAACCTCGCTCACCTACGGCGACATTGACACCCAAGGGAGCGACAACAAGTGGCACTACGGCCCCGAGATTACGAGCCGCAATGTGAATGCCTCTGCGACGGCAACCGGACACATCGCAGACTGTGACACCGACGACAACGGCCTCTGCGAGGCAGGCGAGGACGACCCAACCTACACGAAGGATGTGAGCAAAGAGTCACTCGATTTCCTCACCAACCACTACTTCTCGCTGATGAGCCCGGAGTTCGAACTCACCGTCCACGAAGGGCCGGGCAAGGGGAAGGGGAGCCAATCGACTCGGGTCGACACCGGCAACTCCGGTGGCACACTCGACTACGAAGTGACCACTGACTCGCGGTTCATTACCTTCCTCCACATCACAGAAAACGAAATTGCGGTCCGACTACGCTGA
- a CDS encoding DUF7289 family protein codes for MDNRAVSDVLGFILIFSLISVTIGIIYVSGIGGLDDTRDAERVNNAERAFDVMAHNIGDITQHGVPSRATEVRLDDAQLSVNKEVYVEYNFINASGMSEYAYNVSIKPIVYSSHTGTDIVYEGGAVIRAQPDTSRMVNEPAFILDGDQPLVLLVRTWTPTNEDVGGSKTVRVRAIHDATTLDKTGDKDPYQMWLNVTSPRSEAWESYFSEDGSCDELVVDGNHVSCRLDGVQKGAVTTVRTTIEIE; via the coding sequence ATGGATAATCGTGCCGTGAGCGACGTGCTCGGGTTTATCCTCATCTTCTCGCTCATCTCGGTCACCATCGGCATCATCTACGTCTCTGGCATCGGTGGCCTCGACGACACGCGCGATGCAGAGCGCGTCAACAACGCAGAGCGCGCCTTTGACGTGATGGCGCACAACATCGGAGACATCACGCAACACGGCGTGCCGAGTCGGGCAACCGAAGTGCGACTGGACGACGCCCAACTCTCCGTAAACAAGGAGGTGTATGTCGAGTACAACTTCATAAACGCGAGTGGCATGAGCGAGTACGCCTACAACGTCTCTATCAAACCGATTGTCTACTCGTCGCACACGGGCACGGACATCGTCTACGAGGGTGGTGCGGTGATTCGCGCGCAACCCGACACCTCGCGGATGGTGAACGAACCGGCGTTCATCTTAGATGGCGACCAGCCGTTGGTGCTGCTCGTTCGGACGTGGACGCCGACCAACGAAGACGTGGGCGGGTCGAAGACGGTGCGCGTGCGAGCGATTCACGACGCGACGACGCTCGACAAGACTGGCGACAAAGACCCCTACCAGATGTGGCTGAACGTCACGAGTCCACGCAGCGAGGCGTGGGAGTCGTACTTCAGCGAGGACGGAAGCTGCGATGAACTCGTGGTCGACGGTAACCACGTCTCGTGTCGGCTGGATGGTGTACAAAAAGGTGCTGTCACGACGGTGCGGACGACAATCGAAATAGAGTAA
- a CDS encoding DUF7266 family protein, giving the protein MMDNRGVASSLNYILGLGIATVLVVGLLIAGGNLIEDQREQVVRNELSVLGQQMVSDISTADRFTAEGGEITIERDLPKLVAGEHYRITVVQDAPNEYSLLLRTSRTDITVQIAFRAESSITESSVDGGSVSIVGDGSTVEVQNG; this is encoded by the coding sequence ATGATGGACAACAGAGGGGTTGCCTCGTCGCTCAACTACATCCTCGGGCTTGGAATTGCGACGGTGCTCGTGGTTGGGCTGCTCATCGCTGGTGGCAACCTCATCGAAGACCAGCGAGAGCAGGTCGTCCGCAACGAGTTGTCCGTACTTGGTCAGCAGATGGTGAGCGACATTTCGACGGCAGACCGATTCACCGCAGAGGGAGGGGAGATAACCATCGAACGCGACTTACCGAAGCTGGTCGCTGGTGAGCACTATCGTATCACGGTAGTCCAAGATGCACCAAACGAGTACTCGCTGCTGCTCAGGACTTCTCGCACCGATATTACGGTGCAGATAGCGTTCAGAGCTGAATCGTCCATCACCGAGTCGTCGGTCGATGGCGGGTCGGTGTCCATCGTGGGCGACGGGAGCACCGTGGAGGTGCAAAATGGATAA
- a CDS encoding DUF7288 family protein: MRAQAHTLEGIIASFLLITGLVFALQATAVTPLSASTSSQHIENQERAIATGVLASALENESLHVTPVYWDTANYRFYDTTSRPYYVDNVPSALTFGNMLERTFGDSGIAYNVNIVHLTASGDERTRQLIYRGVPSDNAVTATRLMTIYDDDVLYDVDGNPTAYTVTQAANNGEFYMTDAAPNSAVFNVVKIEVVVWRM, from the coding sequence ATGCGAGCACAAGCACACACGCTCGAAGGAATCATCGCATCGTTCTTGCTCATCACTGGACTGGTCTTCGCGCTGCAGGCGACGGCCGTGACGCCGCTGTCTGCGAGTACGTCGAGCCAGCATATCGAGAATCAAGAACGCGCCATCGCAACGGGTGTGTTAGCGAGCGCCCTCGAAAACGAATCGCTCCACGTCACGCCCGTGTACTGGGACACTGCAAACTATCGATTTTACGACACAACGTCGCGCCCGTACTACGTCGATAACGTGCCCTCGGCGTTGACGTTCGGGAATATGCTCGAACGCACGTTCGGGGATTCGGGGATTGCGTATAACGTGAACATCGTCCACCTGACCGCGTCGGGCGACGAGCGCACTCGGCAACTCATCTACCGCGGGGTGCCAAGTGATAATGCCGTCACCGCGACCCGACTCATGACGATTTACGACGACGACGTTCTGTACGATGTAGACGGCAACCCGACCGCCTACACGGTCACACAGGCAGCGAATAACGGTGAGTTCTACATGACCGACGCCGCACCCAACAGCGCGGTGTTCAACGTGGTCAAAATCGAGGTGGTCGTATGGCGGATGTAG
- a CDS encoding DUF7287 family protein, with protein sequence MTERAQTSMDFLVGMSMFLIIVIFVLSFVPGLIEPFNDSVQEDTVTVDRVATQLSKGMLGSTDEPFILDAQCTEAFFGDTDPGDCNFDTGTPVEDRFGLSSTQQLNVTIERDTDGDGDREIVQMDGAGNIVDSGGILLREGRNPPTSTGSVVVARRVVYLDGHDVSLIVRMW encoded by the coding sequence ATGACCGAACGCGCACAAACGTCGATGGACTTTCTGGTGGGGATGAGCATGTTCCTCATCATCGTCATCTTCGTCCTCTCGTTCGTTCCCGGCCTCATCGAGCCGTTCAACGACAGCGTCCAAGAGGACACGGTCACCGTAGACCGCGTGGCCACGCAACTCTCGAAGGGGATGCTTGGGTCGACCGATGAGCCGTTCATTCTGGATGCCCAGTGTACGGAGGCCTTTTTCGGGGATACGGACCCAGGGGACTGTAATTTCGACACGGGAACGCCAGTCGAGGATAGATTCGGGCTTTCGAGCACGCAACAACTGAACGTGACCATCGAGCGTGACACGGATGGTGACGGCGACCGCGAAATCGTCCAGATGGACGGTGCTGGAAACATCGTCGATTCCGGCGGCATCCTCCTCAGAGAGGGGCGGAATCCGCCAACCTCGACGGGGTCTGTGGTCGTTGCCCGACGGGTCGTTTATCTCGACGGACATGACGTGTCACTCATCGTGAGGATGTGGTAA
- a CDS encoding type II secretion system F family protein, translating into MAPETMSASSSFEGKSISDSFYPLYRRLFSDDSGFVLDVEEKLGAARMPHTVEFFLSWALAIGVLLGLMLWFAGIALGYLIFVLFIDGTPVLLGLNLSPDVLAIVNAIKIPALVLVTGLVFGLIGFGIGFGSIVFVPYYRAGERKREINMLLPDAISFMYALSVGGMNQIEILQAMAKAEDTYGEVAKEFQSIVLETDYFDTDYRSAIRNQAMQSPSDELGQFLTDMLSIVNSGGDMTRFLDDKKEKHMRTAKQEQELTLETLELFGEMYMTLSLFPLLLIIILVIMSMLGEAQDFLLYGTVYGLIPMTGVGFLVLVATVKQDEPGDGFLRDTDPDMQQNERGIFSLGIIERYTGTYAIFDRIKSKEGTFVTMELLKNPHHFFRDYPLATLALTVPAAIVLLAFAILSGLAPASFEGLIANPIGGTFFWVYMPVYITLIPLAVFNEWNLRSRWKIIKNLSDDLRKLSSANDTGLTLLESLKVVSDTSRGKLAEEFEAIHAKVNYGMSLKEALVEFNNTYHIPRLARTVKLISKAQETSSNITAVLSTAAQASENQDDIDRERVGRTRMQIVIIIMTYLVLLGVMAILKVKFLDVMAGLSAQASGDSGSFGGGIDTQMLSMLFFHAVTLQAVLSGFIAGYMRDASLMSGVKYAVILPTFALLVFMLI; encoded by the coding sequence ATGGCCCCGGAAACGATGAGCGCTAGCAGTAGCTTCGAAGGAAAATCAATCAGCGATTCGTTCTACCCGCTCTACCGTCGGCTGTTCAGCGATGACAGCGGATTCGTCTTAGATGTAGAGGAGAAACTCGGTGCGGCGCGGATGCCCCACACGGTGGAGTTTTTCCTCTCGTGGGCGCTCGCCATCGGGGTCTTACTCGGCCTCATGCTCTGGTTCGCGGGGATTGCCCTCGGGTACCTCATCTTCGTCCTGTTTATCGATGGGACACCGGTGTTACTCGGACTGAACCTCTCGCCCGACGTGCTCGCCATCGTCAACGCCATCAAAATCCCGGCGCTCGTGTTGGTGACGGGCCTCGTCTTTGGTCTGATTGGCTTCGGGATTGGCTTTGGCTCTATCGTCTTTGTGCCCTACTACCGGGCGGGTGAGCGAAAGCGGGAGATAAACATGCTCCTGCCGGACGCCATCTCGTTCATGTACGCGCTCTCGGTCGGCGGGATGAACCAGATAGAGATTCTCCAAGCGATGGCGAAAGCCGAGGACACCTACGGCGAGGTCGCAAAGGAGTTCCAGAGCATCGTCCTCGAGACCGACTACTTCGATACGGACTACCGGTCTGCGATTCGCAATCAGGCGATGCAGTCACCGAGTGACGAACTCGGGCAGTTCCTCACGGACATGCTCTCGATCGTCAACTCCGGTGGTGACATGACGCGCTTCTTGGACGACAAGAAAGAAAAGCACATGCGCACGGCAAAGCAGGAACAGGAACTCACGCTCGAAACCTTAGAGCTGTTCGGTGAGATGTACATGACGCTCTCGCTGTTCCCACTCTTGCTCATCATCATCCTCGTCATCATGAGCATGCTCGGGGAGGCCCAGGACTTCCTGCTGTACGGGACGGTGTACGGCCTCATCCCGATGACGGGCGTTGGCTTCCTCGTGCTCGTCGCGACGGTCAAACAGGACGAACCCGGCGACGGCTTCCTCCGAGATACTGACCCTGACATGCAACAAAACGAGCGTGGCATCTTCAGCCTCGGCATCATCGAGCGCTACACGGGAACGTACGCCATCTTCGACCGCATCAAGAGCAAGGAAGGGACGTTCGTCACGATGGAGCTGCTCAAAAACCCGCACCACTTCTTCCGTGACTACCCGCTGGCAACGCTCGCGCTCACGGTGCCCGCAGCAATCGTGTTGCTCGCGTTCGCCATCCTGTCGGGACTCGCGCCAGCCTCGTTCGAGGGGCTCATCGCGAACCCGATTGGTGGGACGTTCTTCTGGGTGTACATGCCGGTGTACATCACGCTCATTCCGCTCGCGGTGTTCAATGAGTGGAACCTCCGCTCGCGCTGGAAAATCATCAAGAACCTCTCTGATGACCTGCGCAAACTGTCGAGTGCGAACGACACGGGGTTGACCCTGCTCGAATCGCTGAAAGTGGTCTCTGATACGTCACGCGGGAAACTCGCAGAGGAGTTCGAAGCCATCCACGCGAAGGTGAACTACGGCATGAGCCTGAAAGAGGCGCTCGTCGAGTTCAACAACACCTACCACATTCCGCGTCTCGCGCGGACGGTGAAACTCATCAGCAAGGCGCAGGAAACCTCGAGTAACATCACAGCGGTTCTCTCGACGGCCGCACAGGCCTCTGAGAACCAGGACGACATCGACCGCGAGCGGGTTGGCCGCACGCGCATGCAAATCGTCATCATCATCATGACCTACCTGGTGTTGCTCGGCGTCATGGCCATCCTCAAGGTGAAGTTCCTTGACGTGATGGCTGGCCTCTCTGCACAGGCAAGCGGCGACTCTGGAAGCTTCGGTGGCGGTATCGACACGCAGATGCTGTCGATGCTGTTCTTCCACGCCGTGACCTTACAGGCGGTCTTGTCCGGATTCATCGCGGGCTACATGCGCGATGCAAGTCTCATGAGCGGCGTGAAGTACGCAGTCATCCTGCCAACCTTCGCCCTGCTCGTCTTCATGCTAATATGA
- a CDS encoding type II/IV secretion system ATPase subunit translates to MGKNNADTAGSDQHGDRGDAATETTEETSVGAVLGAYTWEDFKREVYYDEDGARPTDLIGDVIEFDASDYLGFDPADIEERLTKAASKAAILDDHFDSFLDVETTDVAVGEYYWEHFKIEYYYDEEGKPPVDKKTGEVVEFDASEYLGFDPTSLPNVLSYGNVVGDCIHDVREARTVNVLEDLDEDAFFRNPDGTKTVVNRYDLEKAVPLSKKSHFHEVDRYWVNKPFAFVSIFHSSKENEHKYYLVEPYLTPIERELKEYLTNKLRTAIKYSDEDIIVEGDEADRGAVIARETEQLLERYDLYARPSDEKQSLKQQFLELLGRAEELEDEEEIVRDLAGMLTRPEPALLEEDARMVTEYQVEKLLYMLKRDFIGYERIDGVKHDINVEDVSCDGYNSPVFVYHSDYEQIISNIFHGEKDLDDFVVKLAQRSGKGISKRQPQVGATLPDGSRAQLTLGREVSDHGTNYTIRQFKEVPFTPIDLINWHTFSLDEMAYLWVCIENNKSLIFAGGTASGKTTSLNAVSLFIPSKSKIVSIEDTREVELPQRNWIASTTRPSFTADDQGDVDEFDLLAAALRQRPEYIVMGEIRGEEGRTLFQVMSTGHTTLTTFHADSVGEVIKRFTTDPINVSKTMFTALDLVSIQTSTRVHGDKVRRSKSITEINHYDPENDEINVQDVFQWQAESDEFLRMGESNTLDEIRFDRGWSYDQLDEAIYLRKIVLAYLINKGLNSYPQVAAALQGFMNDNDTIMSLIANGELEARLEELRQMESVMIDIDPEKEAMIPRPDPYAELRAQTDEILAEAEENLFDRYLTAGEPDLEPALASGADEAGAATDGGDDTDDDDPFEAFDFGGFEPLEDDE, encoded by the coding sequence ATGGGGAAGAATAACGCCGACACCGCTGGCTCTGACCAGCACGGCGACCGGGGGGACGCCGCCACGGAAACGACTGAGGAGACCTCTGTCGGTGCAGTACTAGGTGCATACACCTGGGAAGACTTCAAGCGAGAAGTCTACTACGACGAGGATGGAGCACGCCCAACCGACCTCATCGGAGACGTCATCGAATTCGACGCAAGTGACTACCTTGGCTTCGACCCGGCCGACATAGAGGAGCGATTGACGAAGGCGGCTAGCAAGGCGGCCATCCTCGATGACCACTTCGATTCGTTCCTTGACGTAGAGACGACCGATGTCGCGGTTGGAGAGTACTACTGGGAACACTTCAAAATCGAGTACTACTACGACGAAGAAGGCAAGCCACCGGTTGATAAGAAAACCGGTGAAGTCGTGGAGTTCGACGCGAGCGAGTACCTTGGGTTCGACCCAACCTCGCTGCCGAACGTCCTCAGCTACGGAAACGTGGTGGGCGACTGCATCCACGATGTCAGAGAAGCGCGCACGGTCAACGTGCTCGAAGACCTCGACGAGGATGCCTTCTTTAGAAATCCAGACGGAACGAAGACCGTCGTCAACCGCTACGACTTAGAGAAGGCCGTGCCGCTCTCGAAAAAGTCACACTTCCACGAGGTCGACCGCTACTGGGTCAACAAGCCGTTCGCGTTCGTGAGCATCTTCCACTCGAGCAAAGAGAACGAGCACAAGTACTACCTCGTAGAGCCGTACCTCACGCCAATCGAACGCGAGCTAAAGGAGTACCTGACGAACAAACTCCGCACGGCAATCAAGTACTCTGATGAGGACATCATCGTCGAAGGCGACGAGGCAGACAGAGGGGCCGTCATCGCACGCGAGACCGAACAACTCCTCGAACGCTACGACCTCTACGCCCGGCCATCGGATGAAAAGCAGAGCTTGAAACAACAGTTCTTAGAGCTGCTTGGTCGAGCCGAAGAACTCGAAGACGAAGAAGAGATTGTCCGCGATTTAGCAGGGATGCTGACGCGACCCGAACCCGCGTTGCTCGAAGAGGACGCGCGGATGGTCACGGAGTACCAAGTCGAGAAGCTGCTGTACATGCTGAAACGCGACTTCATCGGCTACGAGCGCATCGACGGCGTCAAACACGACATCAACGTGGAGGACGTGTCGTGTGACGGGTACAACTCGCCCGTCTTCGTCTACCACTCTGACTACGAGCAAATCATCTCGAACATCTTCCACGGCGAGAAAGACCTCGATGATTTCGTCGTCAAACTCGCCCAGCGCTCTGGGAAAGGCATCTCGAAACGCCAGCCACAGGTCGGCGCGACCCTGCCGGACGGTTCGCGTGCCCAGCTCACGCTCGGACGCGAGGTGTCTGACCACGGGACGAACTACACCATCCGACAGTTCAAGGAGGTGCCGTTCACGCCAATCGACCTCATCAACTGGCACACGTTCTCGCTCGATGAGATGGCCTACCTCTGGGTGTGTATCGAAAACAACAAGTCGCTCATCTTCGCTGGTGGGACGGCATCCGGGAAGACGACCAGCCTGAACGCGGTATCGCTGTTCATCCCGTCGAAGTCGAAGATTGTGTCCATCGAAGACACGCGCGAAGTCGAATTGCCACAGCGCAACTGGATTGCCTCCACGACGCGCCCCTCGTTTACGGCTGACGACCAGGGTGACGTAGACGAGTTCGACTTGCTCGCCGCCGCACTCCGTCAACGCCCAGAGTACATCGTCATGGGTGAGATTCGTGGGGAAGAAGGCCGGACGCTGTTCCAGGTCATGTCCACGGGTCACACCACGCTCACCACGTTCCACGCGGACTCGGTGGGTGAGGTCATCAAGCGGTTTACGACCGACCCAATCAACGTCTCGAAGACGATGTTCACGGCGCTCGACTTGGTGAGTATCCAGACCTCAACGCGCGTCCACGGGGACAAAGTGCGCCGCAGCAAGTCCATCACCGAAATCAACCACTACGACCCGGAGAACGACGAAATCAACGTTCAAGACGTGTTCCAGTGGCAAGCAGAGTCCGACGAGTTCCTGCGGATGGGTGAGTCGAACACGCTCGACGAGATTCGCTTCGACCGCGGCTGGTCGTACGACCAGTTGGACGAGGCAATCTACCTGCGGAAAATCGTTCTCGCCTACCTCATCAACAAGGGCTTGAACAGCTACCCACAGGTGGCTGCTGCCTTACAGGGGTTCATGAACGACAACGACACCATCATGTCGCTCATCGCAAACGGCGAGTTAGAAGCACGCCTTGAGGAACTCCGGCAGATGGAGAGCGTCATGATTGACATCGACCCAGAGAAAGAGGCGATGATTCCGCGACCAGATCCGTACGCGGAACTGCGGGCGCAGACGGACGAAATCCTCGCGGAAGCAGAGGAGAATCTCTTTGACCGCTACCTCACCGCTGGGGAGCCAGACCTCGAACCGGCGCTCGCCTCCGGTGCTGACGAGGCGGGAGCCGCCACCGACGGCGGCGACGATACAGATGACGACGATCCGTTCGAGGCGTTCGACTTCGGCGGCTTCGAGCCATTGGAGGACGACGAGTAA
- a CDS encoding HAD family hydrolase, producing MGYDAVIFDNDGVLVEPPTRATVRRVAEATFHSFDLRRPTPDDLRQLGAHNVETIRQLATQYDIQPIRFCQKLTDYIESEQQREFRQGIRSLYDDVTALFELDRPFGLVSDNPPKVLSYILRFFGLEEYFSTVYGCPFTPEGLSRRKPNPYYLNAALADLGTQNAVYIGDRACDIAAAENAGIDSVLLAREDASVDADVTPTYEIDSLRALPTIVA from the coding sequence ATGGGCTATGACGCCGTCATCTTCGATAACGACGGGGTGCTCGTTGAACCACCGACTCGAGCGACCGTTCGCCGTGTCGCAGAAGCAACGTTCCATAGCTTTGACCTTCGCCGCCCAACTCCGGACGATCTCCGCCAGCTTGGGGCACACAACGTCGAGACAATCCGACAGCTCGCAACACAGTACGACATCCAACCGATTCGCTTCTGTCAGAAGCTGACTGACTACATCGAATCTGAGCAACAACGCGAGTTCCGACAGGGGATTCGGTCGCTCTATGACGATGTAACGGCCCTGTTCGAACTCGACCGTCCGTTTGGTCTCGTCAGCGACAATCCACCGAAAGTACTCTCGTACATCCTCCGTTTTTTCGGCCTCGAAGAGTACTTCTCCACCGTCTACGGCTGTCCGTTCACCCCCGAAGGGCTCAGCCGCAGAAAACCGAATCCGTACTACCTGAACGCCGCCCTCGCAGACCTTGGCACGCAAAATGCCGTCTACATCGGTGACCGTGCCTGCGACATTGCCGCCGCCGAAAACGCAGGCATCGATTCGGTGTTGCTCGCGCGCGAGGATGCGTCTGTTGACGCTGATGTAACTCCGACCTACGAAATCGACAGTCTCAGAGCGCTTCCCACAATCGTCGCGTAA
- a CDS encoding pyridoxal phosphate-dependent aminotransferase — protein MKIADRVQQIPPSGIRKFFEIAEEMDDVISLGVGEPDFTAPWAAREAAIDSLKAGKTSYTANRGMRELREEISKRVSTQYDLSYDPDDEILVTAGASEGLDVAFRALVDPGDVVAIAQPSYISYVPGVTFAGGEPLPVATREEDDFKLTTELLSAHGVADADMVVLCYPNNPTGAIMTAEEMAEVAAFVREHDLTVLADEIYADLTYGDDHTSIATFEGLRERTVVFNGFSKAYAMTGLRLGYAMAPPEVISAMNRVHQYTMLSAPTTAQYAALEALRSCDSEVVEMRKQYNRRRQFVLSRFSEMGIDCFEAKGAFYVFPECPWDDTDAFAEALLEEQGVALVPGHVFGDSGEGHLRVSYATGLNELREAMARIEAFLG, from the coding sequence ATGAAAATCGCAGACCGCGTCCAGCAGATTCCACCGTCTGGCATCCGCAAGTTCTTCGAAATCGCAGAGGAGATGGACGACGTCATCTCCCTCGGGGTCGGTGAGCCAGACTTTACTGCTCCGTGGGCGGCCCGCGAAGCCGCAATCGACTCGCTCAAGGCGGGGAAAACGTCGTACACAGCCAATCGTGGGATGCGTGAACTGCGTGAGGAGATATCGAAGCGGGTTTCGACGCAATACGACCTCAGCTACGACCCGGACGACGAAATTCTCGTCACCGCCGGGGCGAGTGAGGGTCTCGACGTGGCGTTTCGCGCGCTCGTAGACCCCGGCGACGTGGTCGCTATCGCCCAGCCGTCGTACATTTCCTACGTTCCGGGCGTCACATTCGCAGGCGGCGAACCGCTACCCGTGGCGACTCGCGAGGAAGACGACTTCAAGCTCACCACAGAGCTACTCTCCGCCCACGGTGTCGCAGACGCCGACATGGTGGTGCTTTGCTACCCGAACAACCCGACGGGAGCCATCATGACGGCAGAAGAGATGGCTGAAGTCGCAGCCTTCGTCCGCGAACACGACCTCACAGTGCTCGCAGACGAGATTTACGCAGACCTCACCTACGGCGACGACCATACCTCTATTGCCACGTTCGAGGGACTGCGCGAGCGAACCGTCGTGTTCAACGGCTTCTCGAAGGCGTATGCGATGACCGGCTTGCGCCTTGGGTATGCGATGGCTCCGCCCGAAGTCATCAGCGCGATGAACCGCGTCCACCAATACACGATGCTTTCTGCGCCGACGACGGCACAGTACGCCGCGCTCGAAGCGCTTCGGTCGTGTGATTCTGAGGTCGTCGAGATGCGAAAGCAGTACAACCGGCGTCGCCAGTTCGTTCTCTCTCGCTTTTCGGAGATGGGCATCGACTGCTTCGAGGCAAAAGGCGCGTTCTACGTCTTCCCCGAGTGCCCGTGGGACGACACCGATGCCTTCGCAGAGGCGCTGTTAGAAGAACAGGGCGTCGCGCTCGTCCCCGGTCACGTCTTCGGGGACAGCGGCGAAGGTCATCTCCGGGTGTCCTACGCGACGGGGCTGAACGAACTGCGCGAAGCGATGGCGCGAATCGAAGCGTTCCTCGGGTAA
- a CDS encoding Lrp/AsnC family transcriptional regulator — translation MSTRDELLALLLENARYSTEDLARQTGADTDEVAAAIEELEASGLIRGYQAVVDWDRADQERIRALVELNVTLDRETGYDDIAGRLVKFPAVKSLRLVSGDYDFALEVEGDSLREVSKFISEKVAPVPEITQTVTHYIMETYKDRGLEMGDGHDDGRLSFSP, via the coding sequence ATGAGCACGCGAGATGAGCTTTTAGCGCTCCTACTCGAAAATGCCCGCTACTCGACTGAAGACTTAGCCCGGCAGACCGGCGCAGACACAGATGAAGTAGCAGCAGCAATCGAGGAATTGGAAGCGTCGGGTCTCATCCGCGGCTACCAAGCGGTCGTCGATTGGGACCGAGCCGACCAAGAGCGGATTCGGGCGCTCGTCGAGTTGAACGTCACGCTCGACCGCGAAACCGGCTACGACGACATCGCCGGCCGGCTCGTGAAGTTCCCGGCGGTGAAATCGCTGCGACTCGTGAGCGGCGACTACGATTTCGCGCTCGAAGTCGAAGGCGACTCGCTGCGGGAAGTCTCGAAATTCATCAGCGAGAAGGTGGCTCCCGTCCCCGAAATCACGCAGACGGTGACCCACTACATTATGGAGACGTACAAAGACCGCGGCCTTGAGATGGGCGACGGCCACGATGATGGCCGGCTCTCGTTTTCGCCATGA